The following proteins come from a genomic window of Thermosinus carboxydivorans Nor1:
- a CDS encoding stage V sporulation protein S: MEVLKVSAQSNPKSVAGALAAVLREKGSAEVQAVGAGAVNQAIKAIAIARGFVAPNGIDLVTIPAFAEISIDGEERTAIRFIVEPR; encoded by the coding sequence ATGGAAGTGCTTAAAGTATCCGCACAATCAAATCCCAAATCTGTAGCAGGCGCCCTTGCTGCTGTTCTTAGAGAGAAAGGTTCAGCCGAGGTGCAAGCGGTAGGCGCGGGGGCAGTCAATCAGGCCATTAAGGCGATAGCTATTGCCCGTGGTTTTGTTGCTCCGAATGGCATTGATCTTGTTACCATTCCTGCTTTTGCGGAGATTTCCATCGATGGCGAGGAACGCACAGCTATCCGGTTTATTGTTGAGCCTCGCTAA
- a CDS encoding elongator complex protein 3, whose translation MKHYIIPIFIPHYGCHHRCIFCNQRKITGVETSVTAEEVGKIIAIHLARLTLPRYVEVAFYGGSFTALSPAVQRALLQPASEALRNGRIQAIRVSTRPDCISLEIVDNLVRFGVSTIELGVQSLDDAVLAAAARGHDAAAVVKAVQIIKAAGVTCGLQLMPGLPGEDWPSLLRTAVAVGRLSPSFVRIYPAVVITDTDLAALYRRGQYTPLTLDEAVRRSAFLKLYFESRNIQVVRVGLQATEELSSTDTVLAGPFHPAFGEMVESRLFYYMLVSFLETCGKYPSDTFVIHHHPRDHSKVRGIARTNITLLRNRYRLGRIVLRADGYIPGELIIETNQKRYLLNKLMLLNT comes from the coding sequence ATGAAACATTATATTATTCCAATCTTCATTCCGCACTATGGCTGCCATCACCGCTGTATATTTTGCAATCAACGGAAAATTACCGGGGTGGAGACGTCGGTTACTGCCGAAGAAGTAGGTAAGATTATTGCTATCCACTTAGCTCGTCTTACCTTGCCGCGGTATGTGGAAGTAGCTTTTTACGGCGGCAGTTTTACGGCCTTATCACCGGCGGTGCAGCGCGCCCTGCTGCAGCCGGCCAGTGAAGCCTTGCGCAATGGCCGTATTCAGGCTATCCGGGTATCTACGCGGCCGGACTGCATTAGTTTAGAAATTGTCGATAATCTTGTCCGCTTTGGCGTCAGTACCATTGAATTAGGGGTTCAGTCGTTGGATGACGCTGTTTTGGCTGCTGCGGCAAGAGGACATGACGCCGCTGCTGTCGTTAAGGCGGTACAAATCATTAAGGCGGCCGGTGTTACTTGCGGTTTGCAGCTAATGCCAGGGCTTCCGGGAGAAGACTGGCCAAGCCTATTGCGCACTGCCGTTGCTGTCGGGCGGCTTTCGCCGTCTTTTGTCCGAATTTATCCTGCGGTTGTTATCACCGATACGGACCTTGCCGCTTTATACCGCCGAGGACAATATACGCCGCTTACATTAGACGAGGCCGTGCGCAGGTCTGCCTTTTTAAAACTGTATTTTGAAAGCCGTAATATTCAGGTAGTGCGCGTTGGCCTACAGGCGACAGAGGAACTTTCCAGCACGGACACGGTGCTTGCTGGTCCGTTTCATCCAGCCTTTGGAGAAATGGTAGAAAGCCGCCTGTTTTATTATATGTTAGTCTCTTTTTTAGAAACATGCGGCAAGTACCCATCCGATACGTTCGTAATCCATCATCATCCGCGCGACCACTCAAAAGTGCGGGGTATAGCAAGGACAAATATTACCTTGCTTCGCAACCGGTATCGGCTTGGGCGGATAGTATTGCGGGCGGACGGATACATCCCAGGTGAGCTCATTATCGAGACAAACCAAAAAAGATATCTTTTAAATAAGCTTATGTTGCTTAATACTTGA
- the rnc gene encoding ribonuclease III encodes MAGPLDRRREDALRDLAASLGISFNDLGLLHQALVHTSYANEVKGGVEHNERLEFLGDAVLELIISEYLYRNFPELPEGELTKARARLVCEPSLAQCASRLGLGKYLLLGKGEAVSGGRERTSILADAFEAVIGAIYLDGGVSAATNFVLNHLHEDLALIWRGDYVFYDYKTVLQEVVQQAGECKISYEVVAEYGPDHNKTFEVSVLVNHQHLGAGSGKNKKEAEQNAAKEALQKLKKLNSLD; translated from the coding sequence ATGGCAGGACCGCTTGACCGGCGGCGCGAAGACGCTCTTCGGGACTTGGCTGCCAGCTTGGGTATAAGTTTTAACGATCTAGGTTTACTGCACCAAGCATTAGTTCATACCTCCTATGCTAATGAAGTCAAGGGCGGTGTAGAGCATAACGAACGGCTGGAGTTTCTCGGTGATGCCGTGTTGGAGCTTATCATTAGCGAATATCTGTACCGCAACTTTCCCGAACTGCCGGAAGGAGAACTAACGAAAGCGCGGGCAAGATTGGTTTGTGAACCCAGTCTTGCTCAGTGCGCTTCCCGTTTGGGCTTAGGCAAGTATTTACTGCTGGGAAAAGGTGAGGCCGTTTCGGGAGGGCGTGAGCGCACATCCATTCTTGCCGATGCTTTTGAGGCTGTTATTGGTGCCATCTACCTGGACGGCGGGGTTAGCGCCGCGACCAATTTTGTCCTAAACCATCTCCATGAAGATTTGGCATTGATTTGGCGCGGCGATTATGTTTTTTACGATTACAAGACGGTGCTTCAAGAAGTAGTTCAACAGGCGGGCGAGTGCAAAATCTCCTATGAGGTAGTTGCTGAATACGGACCTGACCATAACAAGACTTTTGAGGTTAGTGTGCTCGTCAACCACCAACATTTGGGCGCCGGGAGCGGCAAAAATAAGAAGGAAGCTGAGCAAAACGCCGCGAAAGAAGCGCTGCAAAAGTTAAAGAAGCTCAATAGTTTGGACTAA